The window GGCGTCGCGTCGTGCGCGATGCCGGCGTTGCCCGGGGCGACGACGATCTCGTGCTCCACCTCCTCTGCGCGCAGGGCGAGGATGATCGCGTGCTCACGGGCACCGGAACCGAGGACGAGGATCTTCACCCGTCCAGCCTACCGAGGCCGGTACGGCGGGTTTCGGCCGCCCGCGCGTCACAGCTCGATGGGCCGCTCCACGGTCGCATCCCACGGCACCGTCCAGCCGGTGGCGTCGAACAGGGCATCGAGCACCATGGCCGTAAACCCCCACACGATGGTGCCGTCCACGTCGAACGCCGGGCCGCGGAACGTGCGGCCCATCCGCGACAGCGTCGAGGTGAACCGGGTCGCGGGGTCGAGCAGCTGGGCCACCGGCACGCGGAACACCTCGACGGTCTCCGCATGATCGACGGCGACGACCCGCGACGGCGACTGCCACCACGCGAGCACGGGCGTGACGAGGTGGTTGCTCGCGGCGAGCGGGATGACCGGGAGGGTCGACAGCACCTCGACCCCCGCGGGGTCGAGTCCCGTCTCCTCCTCGGCCTCGCGCAGCGCGGTGGCCACGGCATCCGCGTCGGTCGGCTCGACGCGACCACCGGGGAACGATACCTGCCCGGGGTGCGACGACAGCGTGGGGGCGCGGCGCTGCAGCAGCACGTCGAGGTCGCGCGAGACGGCGGCGTCGGCGGCGGGGGCCGGGGTGCGGTCGAGCACGCCGAACAGGATGAGCACGGCGGCGTCGTGCGCGGTGCGCGGGTCGGCGAGCGGCGGGATCGGCACGCCCCAGGTGTGATCCGTGGCGGCGGCGAGCAGCTCGGCGCGCGCGCCCTGGGGGTGCATGCTCATACCCCGAGCTTAGGCCGCGGCCGGGTGCGGGGGCCGCGGTTCTAGGGTGGAGCCATGGCGAGGAAGATCGACATCATCGACGGTCGTGCGGCGCTCGACGCCGTCCGGGCGGCGGAGGCGGCGGGCGAGAGGCCCCCGCGCACGTCGCTCGCGACCGCGGTGCGGTATCTGCTGCAGCTGCTCGACGAGAAGGCACCGGGCAACAGCGTCGAGGTGCGGGTGCCGCCGTTCGGGGCCGTGCAGGTGATCCAGGGCCCGCGGCACACCAGGGGCACCCCGCCGAACGTCGTGGAGATGGACGCGGCGACCTGGATCGCGGTCGCCACGGGGGCCGAGGCCTGGACCGCCGCGGCCGAGTCCGGTCGGGTGCACGCCTCCGGCACCAGGGCCGACCTCGCCGGGGTGCTGCCGCTGCGGCCCTAGCGTCGCGCGACCACGAGGGGCACGCCCGTGGCCGGGTGGGGGAACACGTCGACGGGTTGCCCGTAGATCCGCTCGATCCGGGAGGCCGTGAGCACCTCGGCCGGGGCTCCGCTGGCGGTGACGCGGCCGTCCGCGAGCAGGGTCACGCGGTCGGCGTGCGCGAGCGCGGCATTCAGGTCGTGCAGCACGATGGCCACCGCGGCCCCCTCGGCGGCGCGGGCGCGGAGGAGCCGCATGACGTCTTCGTGGTGCTTGAGG of the Microbacterium sufflavum genome contains:
- a CDS encoding NUDIX hydrolase translates to MSMHPQGARAELLAAATDHTWGVPIPPLADPRTAHDAAVLILFGVLDRTPAPAADAAVSRDLDVLLQRRAPTLSSHPGQVSFPGGRVEPTDADAVATALREAEEETGLDPAGVEVLSTLPVIPLAASNHLVTPVLAWWQSPSRVVAVDHAETVEVFRVPVAQLLDPATRFTSTLSRMGRTFRGPAFDVDGTIVWGFTAMVLDALFDATGWTVPWDATVERPIEL
- a CDS encoding sterol carrier family protein — translated: MARKIDIIDGRAALDAVRAAEAAGERPPRTSLATAVRYLLQLLDEKAPGNSVEVRVPPFGAVQVIQGPRHTRGTPPNVVEMDAATWIAVATGAEAWTAAAESGRVHASGTRADLAGVLPLRP